The Thermoanaerobaculia bacterium genome window below encodes:
- a CDS encoding cytochrome, which translates to DAALRGAKGVEGSLTVGILPGRNPDGASPFADVVIATGMGEARNAINVLSSDVVVACGEGGAGTASEAALALKAGKPLVLLAPSSEAAAFFSKIGGAPAAESAREALGLAEKARRRPTTRNEA; encoded by the coding sequence GGATGCCGCGCTCCGGGGCGCCAAGGGCGTCGAAGGGAGTCTCACCGTCGGCATCCTTCCGGGCCGCAACCCGGACGGGGCATCACCCTTTGCCGACGTCGTGATCGCGACGGGCATGGGCGAGGCGCGAAATGCGATCAACGTTCTCTCGAGCGACGTCGTCGTGGCGTGTGGCGAGGGGGGCGCCGGCACCGCCTCGGAAGCCGCGCTCGCGCTGAAAGCCGGGAAGCCCCTCGTCCTGCTCGCCCCGTCGTCCGAGGCGGCGGCCTTCTTCTCGAAGATCGGCGGCGCACCCGCAGCGGAATCCGCGAGGGAGGCCCTGGGCCTGGCCGAGAAGGCCAGGCGGCGTCCGACGACGCGGAACGAGGCATGA